In Rhodospirillum rubrum ATCC 11170, a genomic segment contains:
- a CDS encoding NAD(P)H-dependent glycerol-3-phosphate dehydrogenase has product MNQIIDHIAVIGGGAWGTALAQTSRRAGRRVTLWAREPEVARAINATHENPDFLPGVSLDPGLHATADLAEALRGAEAVLVVCPAQALRPVLTTARPLWPGRAPMVICAKGVEQGSGARMSEVATAVLPEAPLAVLSGPTFAREVAEGRPTAVTLACADGALAEALVLALGTRTFRPYASTDVVGAEIGGAVKNVLAIACGVVEGLGLGDNARAALLTRGLAEITRLGRALGARSETLSGLSGLGDLILTATSMQSRNFSLGFALGQGRTLDQVLGERRSVAEGVHTASAVVALAARWAIEMPICAAIHGVLSGDYDVTSAIESLLSRPLRVEGGSESQIHPTAKTATP; this is encoded by the coding sequence ATGAACCAGATCATCGATCATATCGCCGTCATCGGCGGCGGCGCCTGGGGCACCGCGCTTGCCCAGACCTCGCGGCGCGCCGGCCGGCGGGTAACCTTGTGGGCCCGCGAGCCCGAGGTCGCCCGGGCGATCAACGCCACCCACGAGAACCCGGACTTCCTGCCCGGCGTCAGCCTTGATCCCGGCCTTCACGCCACCGCCGATCTGGCCGAGGCCCTGCGCGGCGCCGAGGCCGTGCTGGTGGTCTGCCCGGCCCAGGCCCTGCGCCCGGTGCTGACCACCGCCCGCCCGCTCTGGCCGGGGCGGGCGCCGATGGTGATCTGCGCCAAGGGCGTCGAGCAGGGAAGCGGGGCGCGGATGTCGGAAGTGGCCACCGCCGTTCTTCCCGAAGCACCCCTGGCCGTGCTGTCGGGCCCGACCTTCGCCCGCGAGGTGGCCGAGGGCCGGCCGACGGCGGTCACCCTGGCCTGCGCCGATGGCGCCCTGGCCGAGGCCCTGGTGTTGGCCCTTGGCACCCGGACCTTCCGCCCCTATGCCTCGACCGATGTGGTCGGCGCCGAAATTGGCGGGGCGGTCAAGAACGTGCTGGCGATCGCCTGCGGCGTGGTCGAGGGGCTGGGGTTGGGCGACAATGCCCGCGCCGCCCTGCTGACCCGGGGGCTGGCCGAGATCACCCGCCTGGGCCGGGCCCTTGGCGCGCGGTCGGAAACCCTGTCGGGGCTGTCGGGTTTGGGCGATCTGATCCTGACGGCGACCAGCATGCAGTCGCGCAACTTCTCGCTGGGCTTCGCCCTTGGTCAGGGGCGGACCCTTGATCAGGTGCTGGGCGAGCGTCGCTCGGTCGCCGAGGGCGTTCATACCGCTTCGGCGGTGGTCGCCCTGGCGGCGCGCTGGGCGATCGAAATGCCGATCTGCGCGGCCATCCACGGCGTGCTGTCGGGCGATTACGACGTGACCTCGGCCATCGAGTCGCTGCTGTCGCGCCCCTTGCGGGTTGAAGGCGGCAGCGAAAGCCAGATCCACCCCACAGCAAAGACCGCCACGCCCTGA
- a CDS encoding YciI family protein, translating into MLFAVHCVDKPDHAAVRLENRAAHLDYAHGWDAKIVFGGPLLSGDGTGMVGSLLVLDVADRAEAEAFCAGDPYGKAGLFEAVIIRPYKIVLGTRAG; encoded by the coding sequence ATGTTGTTTGCCGTGCATTGCGTTGATAAGCCCGACCACGCCGCCGTTCGCCTGGAGAACCGCGCCGCCCATTTGGACTACGCCCATGGCTGGGATGCGAAGATCGTCTTTGGCGGTCCGCTGCTCTCGGGCGATGGCACCGGCATGGTCGGCAGCCTGCTGGTTCTTGATGTCGCCGACCGCGCCGAGGCCGAGGCCTTTTGCGCCGGCGACCCTTATGGCAAGGCCGGGCTGTTCGAGGCGGTGATCATCCGCCCCTATAAGATCGTTCTGGGTACCCGCGCCGGCTGA
- a CDS encoding EVE domain-containing protein encodes MAYWLVKSEPSTWSWQNQLDKGIEHWDGVRNHQASNHMKAMRLGDQAFFYHSVNEKRIVGIVEVVKEYYPDPTDPAHRFGMVDFKALHTLPTPVTLAMIKADPRLSHLGLVRQSRLSVSSVDEASWGLIRGLGGL; translated from the coding sequence ATGGCCTATTGGCTGGTGAAATCCGAACCGTCCACTTGGTCGTGGCAGAATCAGCTCGACAAGGGAATCGAACATTGGGATGGCGTGCGCAACCATCAGGCCTCCAACCACATGAAGGCCATGCGGCTGGGCGATCAGGCCTTTTTCTATCATTCGGTCAATGAGAAGCGAATCGTCGGCATCGTCGAGGTGGTAAAGGAATACTACCCCGACCCGACCGATCCCGCCCACCGCTTCGGCATGGTCGATTTCAAGGCCCTTCACACCCTGCCAACGCCGGTGACCCTGGCCATGATCAAGGCCGATCCCCGGCTTTCCCACCTTGGGCTGGTGCGCCAGTCGCGGCTGTCGGTCTCATCGGTCGACGAGGCGTCCTGGGGGCTGATCCGCGGCCTGGGCGGGCTTTAG
- the htpX gene encoding zinc metalloprotease HtpX: MSFFRVAVMLAAMTGLFLAVGYLIGGQSGMVIAFLVAGGMNLFAYWNSDKMVLRMHNAREVDERSAPDLYGIVRQLTQRGGLPMPKVYVIDTPQPNAFATGRNPQNAAVAATTGLMRALTPQELAGVMAHELAHVRHHDTLTMTLTATLAGAISMLANFAFFFGGNRDNNNPLGAVGMIVMMILAPLAAMMVQMAISRTAEYRADRGGAEICGQPLWLASALEKIERAARGIENPSAEQNPATAHLFIINPLNGHRMDNLFTTHPSTANRVAKLRALASGDLAQPRPQRGPWG, encoded by the coding sequence ATGAGCTTCTTCCGCGTCGCCGTGATGTTGGCCGCCATGACCGGCCTGTTCCTTGCCGTCGGCTATCTGATCGGCGGCCAGAGCGGCATGGTCATCGCCTTTCTGGTCGCCGGCGGCATGAACCTGTTCGCCTATTGGAATTCCGACAAGATGGTGCTGCGCATGCACAATGCGCGCGAGGTCGACGAACGCAGCGCGCCCGACCTGTATGGCATCGTCCGCCAGTTGACCCAGCGCGGCGGCCTGCCGATGCCCAAGGTCTATGTGATCGACACCCCCCAGCCCAATGCCTTCGCCACCGGCCGCAATCCGCAAAACGCCGCCGTGGCGGCGACGACCGGGCTGATGCGGGCGCTCACCCCCCAGGAACTGGCCGGAGTGATGGCCCATGAACTGGCCCATGTCCGCCATCATGACACCCTGACCATGACCCTGACCGCCACCCTGGCCGGCGCCATCTCGATGCTGGCGAATTTCGCCTTCTTCTTTGGCGGCAACCGCGACAACAACAATCCGCTGGGCGCCGTCGGCATGATCGTGATGATGATCCTGGCGCCTTTGGCGGCGATGATGGTGCAGATGGCGATTTCACGCACCGCTGAATACCGCGCCGATCGCGGCGGCGCCGAGATCTGCGGTCAGCCGCTGTGGCTGGCCAGCGCCCTTGAAAAGATCGAACGCGCCGCGCGCGGCATCGAAAACCCCTCGGCCGAACAGAATCCGGCCACCGCCCATCTGTTCATCATCAATCCCTTGAACGGCCATCGGATGGACAATCTGTTCACCACCCATCCCAGCACCGCCAACCGCGTGGCCAAGCTGCGCGCCCTGGCCAGTGGCGACCTCGCTCAGCCCCGGCCCCAGCGCGGCCCCTGGGGCTGA
- a CDS encoding aromatic amino acid exporter YddG: protein MSSSRATLIGSTAVLMWGTLALLTTWTGAVPPFQLTAMSFTIAFLLMAAKWLSRGERPAAHLRQPVAAWILGVFGLFGYHFFYFMALREAPPVEAGLIAYLWPLLIVLFSALLPGERLRWFHVAGALMGLAGTVLLVTRGGAIAFDPTHLVGHLAALVCAVTWATYSVLSRRFGTVPTDAVGWFCGATALLALPCHLIFETTHWPEGAGQWLAVLALGLGPVGAAFFTWDHGVKHGDIQVLGALSYGAPLISTALLIAFGKGEATALVGAACLLIVGGALLAGKSMLARSKRGG, encoded by the coding sequence ATGTCGTCTTCGCGCGCCACCCTGATCGGGTCCACGGCTGTCTTGATGTGGGGAACCCTTGCCCTGCTGACCACCTGGACCGGGGCGGTGCCGCCCTTCCAGTTGACGGCGATGAGCTTCACCATCGCCTTTTTGCTGATGGCGGCGAAATGGCTGAGTCGCGGCGAGCGGCCGGCCGCCCATCTGCGCCAGCCGGTCGCCGCCTGGATCCTTGGCGTCTTCGGCCTGTTTGGCTATCACTTCTTTTATTTCATGGCCCTGCGCGAGGCGCCGCCGGTCGAGGCCGGCTTGATCGCCTATCTGTGGCCGCTGCTGATCGTCTTGTTCTCGGCCCTGCTGCCGGGCGAGCGGCTGCGCTGGTTCCATGTCGCCGGGGCGCTGATGGGGCTGGCGGGAACCGTGCTGCTGGTCACCCGGGGCGGGGCCATCGCCTTTGATCCGACCCATCTGGTCGGCCATCTGGCGGCCCTAGTCTGCGCCGTGACCTGGGCAACCTATTCGGTGCTGTCACGGCGCTTTGGCACGGTTCCCACCGATGCGGTCGGCTGGTTTTGCGGGGCGACCGCCCTGCTTGCCCTGCCCTGCCACCTGATCTTTGAAACCACCCACTGGCCCGAGGGGGCGGGCCAATGGCTGGCGGTGCTGGCCCTGGGGCTGGGGCCGGTGGGCGCGGCCTTCTTCACCTGGGACCACGGGGTCAAGCATGGGGATATCCAGGTGCTGGGCGCGCTCAGCTATGGCGCGCCGCTGATCTCCACCGCCCTGCTGATCGCCTTTGGCAAGGGCGAGGCGACGGCCCTGGTCGGCGCCGCCTGCCTGTTGATCGTTGGCGGCGCCCTGCTGGCGGGCAAGTCGATGCTCGCCAGATCAAAGCGCGGGGGCTGA
- a CDS encoding DUF1674 domain-containing protein — MTSKDPRPAPASPAQDEAVPAPLAQDEAVPASPPADPKPVEHGGPRGPEPTRYNDWERNGRCSDF, encoded by the coding sequence ATGACATCCAAGGACCCCAGACCCGCCCCCGCCTCCCCCGCCCAAGACGAGGCGGTCCCCGCCCCCCTCGCTCAAGACGAAGCGGTCCCCGCCTCGCCGCCCGCCGACCCCAAGCCGGTGGAACACGGCGGTCCGCGCGGACCCGAGCCCACCCGCTATAACGATTGGGAACGCAACGGCCGCTGCAGCGACTTCTAG
- a CDS encoding NAD-dependent epimerase translates to MTTLVTGTAGFIGSHVALRLLQEGEQVVGIDCYTPYYDVGLKEARVARLKAFPGFSEHRLDLADEAGVDAVFRAARPRRVIHLAAQAGVRYSVENPRAYLESNLMGTFSVLEGCRKTGVEHLVFASTSSVYGANKTQPFSEHQPADHPLTFYAATKRATEMMAHSYANIYQLPSTALRFFTVYGPWGRPDMALFLFTEAMLKGEPIRVFNHGKMVRDFTYIDDIVDGILRASAKIPVAMAGGAAQPDPAGSPVGPFRVYNIGNSQPVELMRYIEVLEGCLGVTAKKEMLPMQLGDVPGTWADVSALAADTGYAPKIGVEEGVRRFVDWYRGYYKP, encoded by the coding sequence ATGACCACTCTCGTTACCGGCACCGCCGGTTTCATCGGCAGCCATGTCGCTCTGCGTCTTTTGCAAGAGGGCGAGCAGGTGGTGGGGATCGATTGTTACACCCCGTATTACGATGTCGGGCTGAAGGAAGCGCGGGTGGCGCGGCTGAAGGCCTTCCCGGGGTTTTCCGAGCATCGCCTTGATCTAGCCGACGAGGCCGGGGTGGATGCGGTTTTCCGGGCGGCCCGTCCGCGGCGCGTCATTCATCTGGCCGCCCAGGCGGGAGTGCGCTACAGCGTGGAAAATCCCCGGGCCTATCTGGAATCGAACCTGATGGGCACCTTCTCGGTGCTGGAAGGCTGCCGCAAAACCGGTGTGGAGCATCTGGTCTTCGCCTCGACCAGTTCGGTCTATGGGGCCAATAAGACCCAGCCGTTTTCCGAGCATCAGCCGGCCGACCATCCGCTGACCTTCTATGCCGCGACCAAGCGGGCAACCGAGATGATGGCGCATTCCTACGCCAATATTTACCAGTTGCCGTCAACCGCACTGCGCTTTTTCACCGTCTATGGCCCCTGGGGCCGGCCCGACATGGCCTTGTTCCTGTTCACCGAGGCGATGCTGAAGGGCGAGCCGATCCGCGTGTTCAATCACGGCAAGATGGTCCGCGACTTCACCTATATCGATGACATCGTCGATGGCATCTTGCGCGCCAGCGCCAAGATCCCGGTGGCGATGGCGGGCGGGGCGGCGCAGCCCGATCCGGCGGGCAGCCCGGTCGGCCCCTTCCGCGTCTATAACATCGGCAACAGCCAGCCGGTCGAATTGATGCGCTATATCGAGGTGCTGGAAGGCTGCCTGGGGGTGACGGCCAAGAAAGAGATGCTGCCCATGCAGCTTGGCGATGTGCCGGGCACCTGGGCCGATGTCAGCGCCCTGGCCGCCGATACCGGCTATGCCCCCAAGATCGGCGTCGAAGAAGGGGTGCGCCGCTTCGTTGACTGGTATCGGGGATACTACAAGCCCTAA
- a CDS encoding DUF29 domain-containing protein: protein MVKPGLYERDFYAWTREQAALLRSGQLSSADIDHIAEEIESMGRAEKRELVARLAVLLLHLLKWQFQPTHRGASWRLSIANTRDELADLLADNPSLTAQIDAAVGSAYRRARRQAAAETGYGESAFPDLCPYRLAEMMDGDFWPDQS from the coding sequence ATGGTCAAGCCCGGTTTATACGAACGGGATTTCTATGCCTGGACTCGGGAACAGGCGGCCTTGCTTCGCTCCGGACAGCTTTCCAGCGCCGATATCGACCATATCGCCGAGGAAATCGAAAGCATGGGACGGGCCGAGAAGCGCGAACTGGTCGCCCGTCTGGCGGTCTTGTTGCTCCATTTGCTAAAATGGCAGTTTCAGCCGACGCACCGGGGGGCCTCCTGGCGGCTCTCGATCGCCAATACCCGCGATGAGCTTGCCGATCTTTTGGCGGACAATCCCAGCCTGACCGCCCAGATCGACGCCGCCGTTGGGTCGGCCTATCGCCGCGCCCGGCGTCAGGCCGCCGCCGAGACGGGCTATGGCGAAAGCGCCTTCCCCGACCTATGCCCCTATCGGCTGGCGGAGATGATGGACGGCGATTTCTGGCCCGACCAAAGCTAG
- a CDS encoding EamA family transporter: MDPLVFALVLGAAAMHAGWNAVVKVGLDGFSAVMLISMAAGVLSLLGLPFVPFPEPASWPFLALSGCLHMGYNVALIGAYRAGDFGQIYPIARGAAPLMVAVLSALLLDEPPGLVAALGIALLVGGVWLMSIRGGAVGRSGGLPERRALLAALMTSCFIAAYTLSDGLGGRAAGSAHAYALWLFALDGVLALLVTVVLRGRAIFKGMARALPAGIGGGALSLGAYWTVIWAMSVAPLGQVAALRESSVLFALLISVVFLGEKASRWRLGAAALIACGAGVIRLA; this comes from the coding sequence ATGGATCCCTTGGTTTTCGCCCTGGTTCTGGGCGCCGCGGCGATGCACGCGGGCTGGAATGCCGTGGTCAAGGTCGGGCTGGACGGTTTCAGCGCCGTGATGCTGATTTCGATGGCGGCGGGGGTTCTGTCGCTGCTCGGCCTGCCCTTCGTGCCCTTTCCCGAGCCGGCGAGCTGGCCGTTCCTGGCGCTTTCGGGCTGTTTGCACATGGGCTATAACGTGGCCTTGATCGGCGCCTATCGCGCCGGCGATTTCGGCCAGATCTATCCGATCGCCCGGGGGGCCGCGCCCTTGATGGTCGCCGTGCTCTCGGCCCTGCTGCTTGACGAGCCGCCCGGGCTGGTCGCCGCCCTTGGCATCGCCCTGCTGGTTGGCGGCGTCTGGCTGATGTCGATCCGCGGCGGGGCGGTCGGCCGAAGCGGCGGTCTGCCCGAACGCCGCGCCCTGCTCGCCGCCCTGATGACCTCGTGCTTCATCGCCGCCTATACCCTGTCAGACGGCTTGGGCGGCCGCGCCGCCGGCTCGGCCCATGCCTATGCCCTGTGGCTTTTCGCCCTTGATGGCGTGCTTGCCCTGTTGGTCACCGTGGTCTTGCGCGGGCGGGCGATCTTCAAGGGCATGGCCCGCGCCCTGCCCGCCGGCATCGGCGGCGGCGCCCTGTCGCTCGGCGCCTATTGGACGGTGATCTGGGCGATGAGCGTCGCGCCCCTTGGTCAAGTGGCGGCCTTGCGCGAAAGCAGCGTGCTGTTCGCCCTGCTGATCTCGGTGGTTTTCCTCGGCGAAAAGGCCAGTCGCTGGCGGCTGGGGGCGGCGGCGCTGATCGCCTGCGGCGCCGGGGTGATCCGGCTGGCCTGA
- a CDS encoding Rieske (2Fe-2S) protein, protein MAAARSVQALCALADLGDPGARGLRVSDGDGLPLRLVVVRRGQGVFGYVNSCPHNHIPLDFRPDDFFDLDHRYIQCATHGALFLIDSGLCVEGPCKGDRLRPIALSVRDGIVFGEIP, encoded by the coding sequence ATGGCCGCCGCCCGGTCCGTCCAGGCGCTGTGCGCCTTGGCCGATTTGGGCGATCCGGGAGCGCGCGGGCTGAGGGTGAGCGATGGCGACGGCTTGCCGCTGCGCCTTGTCGTCGTTCGCCGGGGCCAGGGGGTTTTCGGCTATGTCAATTCCTGTCCGCACAACCACATCCCGCTTGATTTCAGACCCGATGATTTTTTCGATCTGGACCATCGCTACATTCAATGCGCCACCCACGGGGCGCTGTTCCTGATCGATAGCGGGCTCTGCGTCGAGGGGCCCTGCAAAGGGGATCGCCTGCGGCCGATCGCCCTATCCGTGCGCGACGGCATCGTCTTTGGCGAAATCCCATGA
- the tsaD gene encoding tRNA (adenosine(37)-N6)-threonylcarbamoyltransferase complex transferase subunit TsaD, with amino-acid sequence MSMPFRVLGIETSCDETAAAVVEPAADGRGGRIMAEALLSQVEEHRPYGGVVPEIAARSHLDHVDSLVIRALGEAGLTVHDIDAVAATGGPGLIGGVIVGVMTAKAIAQVAGKPFIAVNHLEGHALTVRMTAGIDFPYLLLLASGGHCQLLAVEGVGRAKRLGTTIDDAAGEAFDKVAKMLGLGYPGGPAVERAARRGDPRRFRLPRPLLDRPGCDLSFSGLKTAVRQTVEKLPPGPLSEGDIADLCASFQAAVADCLADRCRVAAGIFSARHGRGRPLVVAGGVAANASLRAALTEVARQADMTFVAPPLALCTDNAAMIAWVGVERLRLGLVDTMDFKPRPRWPLDPDAPKAAGAGGVKA; translated from the coding sequence ATGAGCATGCCCTTTCGCGTTCTCGGAATCGAGACAAGTTGTGACGAAACCGCCGCCGCGGTGGTCGAACCGGCCGCCGACGGGCGCGGTGGGCGAATTATGGCCGAAGCACTCCTCTCCCAGGTTGAGGAGCACCGCCCCTATGGCGGGGTCGTGCCCGAAATCGCCGCGCGCTCACACCTTGACCACGTGGACTCCCTGGTGATCCGCGCCCTTGGCGAGGCCGGGCTGACGGTTCACGACATCGACGCCGTCGCCGCCACCGGCGGACCCGGGCTGATCGGCGGGGTGATCGTCGGCGTGATGACGGCCAAGGCCATCGCCCAGGTGGCGGGCAAGCCGTTCATCGCCGTCAACCATCTGGAAGGCCACGCCCTGACCGTGCGGATGACCGCCGGCATCGATTTCCCCTATCTGCTGCTTCTGGCCTCGGGCGGGCATTGCCAGCTTCTGGCGGTCGAGGGGGTGGGGCGGGCCAAGCGCCTGGGCACCACCATCGACGACGCCGCCGGCGAGGCCTTCGACAAGGTGGCCAAGATGCTGGGCCTGGGTTATCCGGGCGGACCGGCGGTGGAGCGGGCGGCCCGGCGCGGCGATCCCCGGCGCTTTCGCCTGCCGCGCCCCCTGCTCGACCGCCCGGGCTGCGACCTGTCTTTCTCGGGGCTGAAGACCGCCGTGCGCCAGACCGTGGAAAAGCTGCCGCCCGGGCCGTTGAGCGAGGGCGATATCGCCGATCTCTGCGCCAGTTTCCAGGCCGCCGTCGCCGACTGTCTGGCCGACCGCTGCCGGGTGGCCGCCGGGATCTTCAGCGCCCGCCATGGCCGTGGCCGGCCGCTGGTGGTGGCCGGCGGCGTGGCGGCCAACGCCAGCTTGCGCGCCGCCCTGACCGAGGTCGCCCGCCAAGCCGATATGACCTTCGTCGCCCCGCCCTTGGCGCTGTGCACCGACAACGCGGCGATGATCGCCTGGGTCGGCGTCGAGCGCCTGCGCCTGGGGCTGGTCGACACCATGGACTTCAAACCCCGCCCGCGCTGGCCGCTCGACCCCGACGCGCCCAAGGCGGCCGGAGCCGGAGGCGTAAAAGCTTAA
- the acs gene encoding acetate--CoA ligase, translated as MSESVLVPVPEAIAKAALVNEAQYLDLYKSSIADPDAFWAEHGKRIDWIKPFTAVKDVSFDPHDVHIRWFHDGTLNVSVNCLDRHLETRGDQTAILWEGDDPKDDARITYRDLYERVCKLANAFRELGVKKGDRVCIYLPMIPEAAVAMLACARIGAVHSIVFGGFSPDSLANRIQDSECTLVITSDEGLRGGRKVALKKNVDTALEHCPSVKTVVVVKRTGGAIDTVEGRDVWYHEITANQPAECQPEEMNAEDPLFILYTSGSTGKPKGVLHTSGGYLVYVSMTHEYVFDYKDGEVYWCTADVGWVTGHSYIVYGPLANGAISLMFEGVPNYPDVSRFWQVVEKHKVNIFYTAPTAIRALMREGEEPVKKHDRSSLRILGSVGEPINPEAWTWYHRVVGEDRCPIVDTWWQTETGGILITPLPGATKLKPGSATLPFFGVEPVLVDAEGNELSGATEGNLCIARSWPGQMRTVYGDHERFVQTYFSTYKGYYFTGDGCRRDEDGYYWITGRVDDVINVSGHRMGTAEIESALVAHPKVAEAAVVGFPHDIKGQGIYAYVTLVAGEKETDALRKELVAWVRKDIGPIASPDIIQWAPGLPKTRSGKIMRRILRKIAENEFGALGDTSTLADPTVVEDLIANRPQA; from the coding sequence ATGTCTGAGTCCGTTCTGGTTCCGGTGCCCGAAGCCATCGCCAAAGCCGCCTTGGTCAACGAGGCGCAATACCTTGATCTTTACAAGTCCTCCATCGCCGACCCCGACGCCTTTTGGGCCGAGCATGGCAAGCGCATCGACTGGATCAAACCCTTTACCGCGGTGAAGGATGTTTCCTTTGATCCCCACGACGTGCATATCCGCTGGTTCCACGACGGCACGCTCAACGTGTCGGTCAACTGCCTGGACCGTCACCTGGAAACCCGGGGCGACCAGACCGCCATCCTGTGGGAGGGCGACGACCCCAAGGACGACGCCCGCATCACCTACCGCGATCTTTACGAGCGGGTGTGCAAGCTGGCCAACGCCTTCCGCGAGTTGGGCGTCAAAAAGGGCGACCGCGTCTGCATTTATCTGCCGATGATCCCCGAGGCGGCGGTGGCGATGCTGGCCTGCGCCCGCATCGGCGCCGTTCATTCCATCGTGTTCGGCGGTTTCTCGCCCGATAGCCTGGCCAATCGCATCCAGGATTCCGAATGCACCCTGGTCATCACCTCCGACGAGGGTCTGCGCGGCGGCCGCAAGGTGGCGCTGAAAAAGAACGTCGACACCGCCTTGGAGCATTGCCCGAGCGTCAAGACGGTGGTGGTGGTCAAGCGCACCGGCGGCGCCATTGACACCGTCGAAGGCCGCGATGTCTGGTACCACGAGATCACCGCCAACCAGCCCGCCGAATGCCAGCCCGAGGAAATGAACGCCGAGGATCCGCTGTTCATCCTGTACACCTCGGGCTCGACCGGCAAGCCCAAGGGCGTGCTGCATACCTCAGGCGGCTATCTGGTCTATGTGTCGATGACCCATGAATACGTCTTCGACTACAAGGACGGCGAGGTTTACTGGTGCACGGCCGATGTCGGCTGGGTGACCGGCCACAGCTATATCGTTTACGGGCCGCTGGCCAATGGCGCCATCAGCCTGATGTTCGAAGGCGTGCCCAATTATCCCGACGTGTCGCGTTTCTGGCAGGTGGTGGAAAAGCACAAGGTCAACATCTTCTACACCGCCCCCACCGCCATCCGCGCCCTGATGCGCGAGGGCGAGGAGCCGGTGAAGAAGCATGACCGCTCGTCGCTGCGCATCCTTGGCTCGGTCGGCGAACCGATCAATCCCGAGGCCTGGACCTGGTACCACCGGGTGGTGGGCGAGGATCGGTGCCCGATCGTCGATACTTGGTGGCAGACCGAAACCGGCGGCATCCTGATCACGCCGCTGCCCGGGGCGACCAAGCTCAAGCCCGGATCGGCCACCTTGCCGTTCTTCGGGGTCGAGCCGGTGCTGGTCGATGCCGAGGGCAACGAACTGAGCGGGGCGACCGAGGGCAATCTGTGCATCGCCCGCTCGTGGCCGGGGCAGATGCGCACGGTCTATGGCGATCACGAGCGCTTCGTGCAGACCTATTTCTCCACCTACAAGGGCTATTACTTCACCGGCGACGGCTGCCGCCGCGACGAGGACGGCTATTACTGGATCACCGGCCGCGTCGATGACGTCATCAACGTGTCGGGCCACCGCATGGGAACGGCCGAGATCGAATCGGCCCTGGTCGCCCATCCCAAGGTGGCCGAAGCCGCCGTCGTCGGCTTCCCCCACGACATCAAGGGCCAAGGCATCTACGCCTATGTCACCCTGGTGGCCGGCGAGAAGGAAACCGACGCCCTGCGCAAGGAACTGGTGGCCTGGGTCCGCAAGGACATCGGACCGATCGCCAGCCCCGATATCATCCAGTGGGCGCCCGGCCTGCCCAAGACGCGCTCGGGCAAGATCATGCGCCGCATCCTGCGCAAGATCGCCGAGAACGAATTCGGCGCCCTTGGCGATACCTCGACCCTGGCCGATCCGACGGTGGTGGAAGACCTGATCGCCAATCGTCCCCAGGCGTAA
- the hemC gene encoding hydroxymethylbilane synthase — MMTAIEKSKLRIGTRGSPLALAQTHQVRDLLIAANPDLGEPGAVTIEVIKTTGDAILDRPLSELGGKGLFTREIDDAMLAGTIDIAVHSMKDVPTYLPDGIVLPCMLEREDVRDAFLGRDHARLADLPEGSVVGTASLRRGAQILAMRPDIKVISFRGNVQTRLDKLARGEADATMLAIAGLNRLGMADKASSVLEIDEMLPAVAQGAVGVTCRAGDETAHRWLAPLNHRATQLCVEIERAFLTRLDGSCRTPIGGLARLKRVEDPSGTVFFRGMIIRTDGKVIHQTTREGLAADGIALGDDAGAELLAKAGPGFFQVGAL; from the coding sequence ATGATGACCGCTATAGAGAAATCCAAACTCAGAATCGGCACGCGGGGGAGTCCCCTGGCGCTTGCCCAGACCCATCAGGTCCGTGATCTGCTGATCGCGGCCAATCCCGACCTCGGCGAGCCCGGGGCCGTGACCATCGAAGTCATCAAGACAACCGGCGACGCCATCCTTGATCGGCCGCTGTCCGAGCTTGGCGGCAAGGGCCTGTTCACCCGCGAAATCGATGATGCCATGCTTGCCGGCACCATCGATATCGCCGTCCATTCCATGAAGGACGTGCCGACCTATCTGCCCGATGGCATCGTTCTGCCCTGTATGCTGGAACGCGAGGATGTGCGCGACGCCTTCCTCGGCCGCGATCACGCCCGGCTGGCCGATCTGCCCGAAGGGTCGGTGGTCGGTACCGCCTCCCTGCGGCGCGGTGCCCAGATCCTGGCCATGCGTCCCGACATCAAGGTGATATCCTTCCGCGGCAATGTCCAGACCCGGCTGGACAAACTCGCCCGCGGCGAGGCCGATGCCACCATGCTGGCCATCGCCGGCCTCAACCGCCTGGGCATGGCCGATAAGGCCAGCTCGGTGCTCGAGATCGACGAGATGCTGCCCGCCGTCGCCCAGGGCGCCGTCGGCGTCACCTGTCGCGCCGGCGACGAGACCGCCCATCGCTGGCTGGCCCCGCTCAATCACCGGGCCACCCAACTTTGCGTTGAGATCGAACGGGCCTTCCTGACCCGGCTCGATGGCAGTTGCCGGACGCCGATCGGTGGGCTGGCTCGCCTAAAACGCGTGGAGGACCCTAGCGGAACGGTGTTCTTCCGTGGCATGATCATCCGTACCGATGGTAAGGTGATTCACCAAACCACGCGGGAAGGTCTTGCCGCCGACGGAATCGCCCTTGGGGACGATGCCGGGGCGGAGCTTCTTGCGAAAGCCGGCCCGGGGTTCTTCCAGGTCGGCGCTTTGTGA